The Pan troglodytes isolate AG18354 chromosome 8, NHGRI_mPanTro3-v2.0_pri, whole genome shotgun sequence genome window below encodes:
- the ASB13 gene encoding ankyrin repeat and SOCS box protein 13 isoform X4: MGAEKTGFWVERTPVHEAAQRGESLQLQQLIESGACVNQVTVDSITPLHAASLQGQARCVQLLLAAGAQVDARNIDGSTPLCDACASGSIECVKLLLSYGAKVNPPLYTASPLHEACMSGSSECVRLLIDVGANLEAHDCHFGTPLHVACAREHLDCVKVLLNAGANVNAAKLHETALHHAAKVKNVDLIEMLIEFGGNIYARDNRGKKPSDYTWSSSAPAKCFEYYEKTPLTLSQLCRVSLRKATGVRGLEKIAKLNIPPRLIDYLSYN, encoded by the exons ATGGGTGCTGAGAAAACAG GTTTCTGGGTGGAGCGGACCCCTGTGCATGAGGCAGCCCAGCGGGGTGAGAGCCTGCAGCTGCAACAGCTGATCGAGAGCGGCGCCTGCGTGAACCAGGTCACCGTGGACTCCATCACGCCCCTGCACGCGGCCAGTctgcagggccaggcacggtgcgtGCAGCTGCTGCTGGCGGCTGGGGCCCAG GTGGATGCTCGCAACATCGACGGCAGCACCCCACTCTGCGATGCCTGCGCCTCGGGCAGCATCGAGTGTGTGAAGCTCTTGCTGTCCTACGGGGCCAAGGTCAACCCTCCCCTGTACACAGCATCCCCCCTGCACGAGGCCTGCATGAGCG GGAGTTCCGAATGTGTGAGGCTTCTTATTGACGTCGGGGCCAATCTGGAAGCGCACGATTGCCATTTTGGGACCCCTCTGCACGTTGCCTGTGCCCGGGAGCATCTGGACTGTGTCAAAGTGCTGCTCAATGCAG GGGCCAACGTGAATGCGGCAAAGCTTCATGAGACGGCCCTTCACCACGCGGCCAAGGTCAAGAATGTTGACCTCATCGAGATGCTTATCGAGTTTGGCGGCAACATCTACGCCCGGGACAACCGCGGGAAGAAGCCGTCTGACTACACGTGGAGCAGCAGCGCTCCCGCCAAGTGCTTCGAGTACTACGAAA AGACACCTCTGACTCTGTCACAGCTCTGCAGGGTGAGCTTGAGGAAGGCCACTGGCGTCCGAGGGCTGGAGAAGATTGCCAAGTTAAACATCCCGCCCCGGCTCATTGATTACCTCTCCTACAACTGA